A single region of the Vicia villosa cultivar HV-30 ecotype Madison, WI linkage group LG4, Vvil1.0, whole genome shotgun sequence genome encodes:
- the LOC131596417 gene encoding protein NDL2: protein MADSTPTDSVSVDMDSITSSPKEHIIRTCHGSVSVAVYGDRDKPALITYPDLGLNYVSCFQGLLFCPEAYYLLLHNFCIYHISPPGHELGAAKIDADYPVLSVDDLADQIAEVLNFFGLNAVMCMGVTAGAYILTLFAMKYRQRVLGLILVSPLCKEPSWSEWLYNKVMSNLLYFYGTCGVVKELLLKRYFSKEIRGGTNISESDIVKACRRSLGERQSTNVWRFLEAINRRPDLSEGLRKLHCRSLIFVGDMSPFHSEALHITSKLDRHYSALVEVQACGSMVTEEQPHAMLIPMEYFLMGYGLYRPSRLSVSPRSPLSPSCISPELFSPESMGLKLKPIKTRITGEM, encoded by the exons ATGGCTGATTCAACACCTACCGATTCAGTGTCGGTGGATATGGATTCCATAACTTCTTCTCCTAAG GAACATATTATCAGAACATGCCATGGTTCTGTCTCTGTTGCTGTGTATGGAGACCGGGACAAGCCAGCTCTAATCACTTACCCGGATTTGGGTTTAAATT ATGTCTCCTGCTTTCAGGGGTTATTATTTTGTCCTGAAGCATATTACTTGCTGCTCCACAATTTTTGCATATATCACATTAGTCCACCTGGGCATGAG TTGGGAGCAGCTAAAATTGATGCAGATTACCCTGTTCTATCCGTAGATGACTTAGCCGATCAAATAGCCGAGGTGCTTAACTTTTTTGG TCTTAATGCAGTTATGTGTATGGGAGTAACTGCTGGGGCTTACATTCTTACCTTATTTGCT ATGAAGTATAGACAACGTGTTCTTGGTTTGATACTTGTTTCTCCTCTATGTAAAGAACCGTCTTGGTCTGAATGGCTTTACAACAAG GTCATGTCAAATTTACTATACTTTTATGGCACGTGTGGCGTGGTAAAGGAATTATTACTGAAGCGGTACTTCAGCAAG GAAATTCGCGGGGGTACTAATATATCGGAATCAGATATAGTTAAAGCATGCCGAAGG TCGTTGGGTGAGAGGCAAAGCACGAATGTGTGGAGGTTCCTCGAAGCTATTAATAG GAGACCTGACCTAAGTGAAGGATTGAGAAAATTACATTGCCGGTCTCTAATTTTTGTCGGGGATATGTCTCCGTTTCACTCCGAGGCACTCCATATCACTTCAAAGTTAGACAGACATTATAGCGCCTTAGTTGAG GTTCAAGCATGTGGATCAATGGTAACAGAGGAGCAACCTCATGCTATGTTAATACCAATGGAGTACTTTCTCATGGGATATGGTCTGTACAGGCCATCAAGATTGAGTGTCAGCCCAAGAAGTCCTTTGAGTCCATCTTGCATTTCTCCTGAGCTTTTTTCACCAGAGAGTATGGGTTTGAAATTGAAACCTATAAAAACAAGAATTACTGGGGAAATGTAG
- the LOC131600566 gene encoding homeobox protein ATH1 has protein sequence MENDVYNAQMNMTGQISSVIEDITHHCYSFDLNNQHIINGIPILSGEQNQEHQHVSSNNHVDGGSTSSFMNHHQTIADSTSFVSSQQGRTIVENPSNPSNPSNLIVNNDFHDNLEAMVPYMFNNWHDTSSSNPFGHNNSYVNKFMKPQEGNGGTEFMSYSTIANIDPNGWQSSNLAYSSSNCSNELSLSLATSPNSGQCSEISCSDLTHSMNGTRSGLEQASCSSMELSMSLGNNKHVKFSPALLGSRYLAVIQEILVQIATYSFENLDEISYSGSGVRGQGNKSSSSNTTKRRIGINSDANSKSEMYADSSMQRQAAESKKSQLLMLLQLVDNQYSQCLDEVHTVVSAFHAATELDPHIHAHFAVKTVSRLYKDLRERISNQILAMGSNFNSSRSEEDKELSLETSFIQKQWALQQMKRKDQLWRPQRGLPERSVSVLRDWMFQNFLHPYPKDAEKHLLAIKSGLTRSQVSNWFINARVRLWKPLIEEMYAEMNRRKACRNEGENESSERSRISINNQMFNIN, from the exons ATGGAGAATGATGTGTACAATGCTCAAATGAACATGACTGGTCAAATTTCATCTGTCATAGAAGATATCACACATCATTGCTATTCATTTGATCTTAACAACCAACACATTATAAATGGAATTCCAATACTTTCTGGTGAGCAAAATCAAGAACATCAACATGTAAGTAGTAATAACCATGTTGATGGTGGTAGCACTAGCAGCTTCATGAATCATCATCAAACTATTGCTGATTCTACTTCATTTGTTTCATCACAACAAGGAAGGACTATCGTGGAAAATCCCTCAAATCCATCGAATCCTTCGAATCTCATTGTTAACAATGATTTTCATGATAATTTAGAAGCTATGGTTCCTTACATGTTCAATAATTGGCATGATACTTCAAGTTCAAACCCTTTTGGTCATAATAATAGCTATGTTAACAAGTTTATGAAACCTCAAGAGGGTAACGGTGGAACCGAATTCATGTCGTATTCGACGATTGCGAACATTGATCCGAATGGATGGCAATCATCAAATCTTGCTTATAGTTCATCAAATTGTAGCAATGAGCTTTCACTAAGTCTTGCAACGTCTCCGAATTCAGGTCAGTGTTCGGAGATTAGTTGCTCTGACTTGACTCATAGCATGAATGGAACAAGATCGGGTTTGGAACAAGCTTCTTGTAGTAGTATGGAACTTTCTATGAGTTTAGGTAATAATAAACATGTTAAATTCTCGCCCGCGTTATTAGGATCAAGATACCTTGCTGTAATTCAGGAGATACTTGTTCAAATTGCTACTTATTCTTTTGAGAATCTAGATGAGATAAGTTACTCAGGCTCTGGTGTTAGAGGGCAAGGAAATAAATCGAGTTCGTCGAACACGACCAAGAGAAGGATAGGAATAAACAGCGATGCGAATTCTAAGTCGGAGATGTATGCTGATTCTTCAATGCAAAGGCAGGCTGCTGAATCAAAGAAATCACAACTTCTGATGCTTCTACAGCTG GTGGATAATCAATACAGTCAATGTTTGGATGAGGTTCACACTGTTGTATCTGCATTTCATGCTGCTACTGAGCTGGATCCACATATACATGCACATTTTGCTGTCAAAACGGTTTCTCGACTCTATAAGGATTTGAGAGAGAGGATAAGCAATCAAATTCTTGCCATGGGATCGAATTTTAATAGCTCGCGTTCGGAAGAGGATAAGGAATTGTCTTTAGAAACTTCGTTCATTCAGAAGCAATGGGCTCTACAACAGATGAAAAGGAAGGATCAGTTATGGAGACCTCAAAGGGGCTTGCCAGAAAGATCTGTTTCCGTTCTACGCGATTGGATGTTTCAGAATTTCCTCCATCC GTATCCTAAAGATGCGGAGAAGCATTTACTTGCGATAAAAAGTGGATTGACTAGAAGTCAG GTATCTAATTGGTTTATAAATGCGCGTGTTCGGCTATGGAAGCCGTTGATTGAGGAAATGTATGCTGAAATGAATAGAAGAAAAGCTTGTAGAAATGAAGGAGAAAACGAGAGCAGTGAAAGAAGCAGAATAAGCATAAACAATCAAATGTTTAATATCAATTGA